A genomic window from Antedon mediterranea chromosome 4, ecAntMedi1.1, whole genome shotgun sequence includes:
- the LOC140046537 gene encoding SNARE-associated protein Snapin-like isoform X2 — protein MASNENNTVYQGNEPEDSNNMHCQGMINKDKRDAMAEGLLDLLRPAVEEVDLRVKSVRESQVELRQHIDDLDEVLKKLATEKEAPIELDGYVKKLTNCKRKITVINSILHNAQDRLSRLHYNISKEKAKKKAQLEPPTLWPQL, from the exons ATGGCGTCAAATGAAAACAACACGGTTTATCAGGGAAATGAACCTGAAGATTCTAATAATATGCATTGTCAAGGGATGATAAACAAAGATAAGAGAGACGCTATGGCAGAAGGTCTTTTAGATTTACTGAGACCAGCTGTTGAGGAAGTTGACTTAAGAGTAAAATCTGtaag agaaAGCCAAGTAGAATTACGTCAACACATAGATGATCTTGATGAAG tgttaaaaaaGCTTGCAACAGAAAAAGAAGCACCAATAGAACTTGATGGTTATGTTAAGAAACTTACAAATTGTAAACGCAAGATTACAGTCATAAATAGCATTTTACATAACGCTCAG GATCGTCTTAGTCGTCTTCACTACAATATTTCTAAAGAGAAAGCCAAGAAAAAAGCACAGCTAGAACCTCCAACATTATGGCCTCAACTCTGA